A single Curtobacterium sp. MCJR17_020 DNA region contains:
- a CDS encoding MFS transporter gives MKDYEAISTRRYRPPRLGADFARFWTAQGASAVGGQISELAVPLLAVLVLHASASDVGLLGAARWVPFLVLALPLGVLVDRCRRRPILIASDFARAVLTVGVVVLAFSGALTLPVLVLLVCLLGAFTVAFEVGYQSFLPTVVGREHLERANGRLQATASAAEVGGPGLGGFLIQALSAPWALLAHAVTYLVSAFSLFGIAATERLPERSGRSALRDLGDGLRFVGRDRYLVSLVGFAGIYNLFAQWVMVLFTVHAVRELNLTAGQLGLVFSLGAIGAVLGAAAAPSSVRRFGGGPVMVACAAVECVALAALPVADASWPVPVLIAVLVTVFAVNGAGTSLSSVVALTLRQLRTPDHLLGRVNATMRWLSYGVIAIGAAVGGIVGESVGTRAGIALGCAGTLLTVVWVVASPLRRVGDPRLLATHDAAPTVLRPPSAAASAVGEETSS, from the coding sequence GTGAAGGACTATGAAGCCATTAGCACCAGGCGGTACCGGCCTCCGCGCCTCGGGGCGGACTTCGCCCGGTTCTGGACCGCACAGGGCGCATCGGCGGTGGGCGGCCAGATCAGCGAACTCGCGGTGCCGCTGCTGGCCGTGCTCGTGCTGCATGCTTCCGCGAGCGATGTCGGACTGCTCGGTGCGGCCCGATGGGTACCGTTCCTGGTCCTCGCGCTTCCGCTCGGTGTGCTGGTCGATCGCTGCCGACGACGGCCGATCCTGATCGCGTCGGACTTCGCCCGCGCCGTCCTCACCGTCGGAGTCGTCGTCCTCGCGTTCTCCGGCGCACTCACGCTGCCGGTCCTCGTGCTCCTGGTCTGCCTGCTCGGTGCGTTCACCGTGGCGTTCGAGGTGGGGTACCAGTCCTTCCTCCCGACGGTGGTCGGCCGGGAGCACCTCGAGCGCGCGAACGGGCGGCTGCAGGCGACGGCGTCGGCGGCCGAGGTCGGCGGCCCCGGTCTGGGTGGATTCCTCATCCAGGCGTTGTCCGCCCCGTGGGCGCTCCTCGCCCATGCCGTGACCTACCTGGTCTCAGCGTTCTCCTTGTTCGGCATCGCCGCCACCGAGCGTCTGCCCGAGCGGTCCGGACGGAGCGCCCTCCGGGACCTCGGTGACGGTCTCCGGTTCGTCGGACGCGACCGGTACCTCGTCTCCTTGGTGGGGTTCGCGGGCATCTACAACCTCTTCGCGCAGTGGGTGATGGTCCTGTTCACCGTCCACGCCGTCCGGGAACTCAACCTGACCGCCGGCCAGCTCGGCCTGGTGTTCAGCCTCGGAGCGATCGGGGCCGTCCTGGGGGCAGCAGCCGCCCCGTCGAGTGTTCGCCGGTTCGGTGGTGGCCCCGTGATGGTCGCCTGCGCTGCGGTCGAGTGCGTCGCCCTCGCCGCCCTGCCGGTGGCCGATGCGTCCTGGCCGGTCCCGGTCCTCATCGCGGTCCTCGTCACGGTGTTCGCGGTCAACGGCGCGGGCACCTCGCTGTCGAGCGTCGTCGCGCTCACCCTCCGACAGCTGCGCACGCCGGATCACCTGCTCGGCCGCGTGAACGCGACCATGCGGTGGCTCTCCTACGGCGTCATCGCGATCGGCGCCGCGGTCGGCGGCATCGTCGGCGAGTCGGTCGGCACCCGTGCCGGCATCGCGCTCGGCTGCGCAGGCACCCTGCTCACCGTCGTCTGGGTGGTCGCGTCACCGCTTCGACGCGTCGGCGACCCCCGCCTCCTCGCGACCCACGACGCAGCGCCGACCGTGCTCCGCCCGCCGTCGGCGGCGGCTTCCGCCGTCGGCGAGGAGACCTCGTCGTGA
- a CDS encoding cation transporter: MVQSPRPLRDRALVANGVHARLDGFTSLSVVLGAVGVMLGFPLADPVIGLLISISILVLLWGTVPSIGARLMDAVDPALVERAEHALEHTDGVHGVHDLRLRWIGHRLTGSATVEVMTTDLQDATHVADHAAEGVRQTIGNLDTFSVTPTRQA, from the coding sequence CTGGTGCAGTCTCCTCGGCCGCTCCGGGACCGGGCGCTCGTCGCCAACGGCGTGCACGCTCGGCTCGACGGCTTCACCTCACTGTCCGTGGTCCTCGGTGCGGTCGGTGTCATGCTCGGTTTCCCGCTCGCCGATCCGGTCATCGGCCTGCTCATCTCGATCTCGATCCTGGTGCTGCTCTGGGGCACGGTGCCGTCGATCGGCGCGCGGCTGATGGACGCCGTCGACCCGGCGCTCGTCGAACGTGCCGAGCACGCCCTCGAGCACACCGACGGCGTGCACGGGGTCCACGACCTCCGTCTCCGGTGGATCGGGCACCGGCTGACCGGATCGGCCACGGTCGAGGTGATGACGACGGATCTGCAGGACGCCACGCACGTCGCCGACCACGCCGCGGAGGGCGTCCGGCAGACGATCGGGAACCTCGACACGTTCAGCGTGACCCCGACCCGTCAGGCGTGA
- a CDS encoding DoxX family protein, whose amino-acid sequence MSSHTTSTASVTAKTLLRIALGAVLVSHGSQKLFGAFGGGGIEGTAQGMHAMGFRPAKRNAVLAGIGEAGSGAALALGLATPIAGAGAATTMGVASSVHTPNGFFNADGGFEFPAFLGFSAAMFALSGPGPVSLDHATRHVFDRPWLRAVALAAVPVAIAVQVAQRRKALASDAAASDDA is encoded by the coding sequence ATGAGCTCGCACACCACCAGCACCGCATCGGTCACCGCCAAGACCCTGCTCCGCATCGCACTCGGCGCCGTCCTCGTCTCGCACGGCTCCCAGAAGCTCTTCGGTGCGTTCGGCGGCGGGGGCATCGAGGGCACCGCGCAGGGCATGCACGCCATGGGGTTCCGCCCCGCCAAACGGAACGCCGTGCTGGCCGGCATCGGCGAGGCCGGTTCCGGCGCCGCCCTGGCACTGGGGCTCGCCACCCCGATCGCCGGCGCAGGCGCCGCGACGACGATGGGTGTCGCGTCGAGCGTGCACACCCCGAACGGCTTCTTCAACGCGGACGGCGGCTTCGAGTTCCCGGCGTTCCTCGGCTTCTCGGCGGCGATGTTCGCGCTCAGTGGCCCCGGTCCGGTGTCGCTCGACCACGCCACCCGGCATGTGTTCGACCGCCCGTGGCTGCGGGCGGTCGCCCTCGCCGCGGTCCCCGTCGCGATCGCGGTCCAGGTCGCGCAGCGTCGGAAGGCGCTCGCGTCCGACGCTGCGGCGTCCGACGACGCGTAG
- a CDS encoding aldo/keto reductase, producing the protein METITLNNGLELPAIGFGVFQSAPDETVDAVRTALETGYRHIDTAAAYGNEREVGEGIRASGVDRAEIVVETKIWVSDYGYDETLHAFEKATGKLGFDTVDVLILHQPAPDRFDRTVQAYKALENLYADGRVRAIGVSNFMPHHLRSLLEQADVIPALNQIELHPYFTQPDVQRADAEHGVLDQAWSPIGGITFYPGWGDERVSVMDDPTITSIAEAHGRTPAQVMLRWHVQQGRNAIPKSTNPGRIAENFDVFDFALTDDELARLDALDTGRRNGPDPDGADTSRFERVIPEA; encoded by the coding sequence ATGGAGACGATCACCCTGAACAACGGACTCGAGTTGCCGGCCATCGGTTTCGGCGTGTTCCAGAGCGCACCCGACGAGACGGTGGACGCGGTCCGCACGGCACTGGAGACCGGGTACCGCCACATCGACACCGCCGCCGCGTACGGCAACGAGCGCGAGGTCGGCGAGGGCATCCGCGCGTCCGGGGTGGACCGCGCTGAGATCGTGGTCGAGACGAAGATCTGGGTCTCCGACTACGGGTACGACGAGACCCTGCACGCGTTCGAGAAGGCCACCGGCAAGCTCGGCTTCGACACCGTCGACGTGCTGATCCTGCACCAGCCCGCTCCTGACCGCTTCGACCGGACGGTGCAGGCGTACAAGGCGCTCGAGAACTTGTACGCCGACGGCAGGGTCCGGGCGATCGGCGTGAGCAACTTCATGCCGCACCACCTGCGCTCGCTGCTCGAGCAGGCGGACGTGATCCCGGCGCTCAACCAGATCGAGCTGCACCCGTACTTCACGCAGCCCGACGTGCAGCGCGCCGACGCGGAACACGGCGTCCTCGACCAGGCGTGGTCGCCCATCGGCGGGATCACGTTCTACCCGGGGTGGGGTGACGAACGTGTGAGCGTGATGGACGACCCCACGATCACCTCGATCGCCGAAGCGCACGGCAGGACACCAGCGCAGGTCATGCTCCGCTGGCACGTGCAGCAGGGCCGGAACGCCATCCCGAAGTCCACGAACCCCGGGCGCATCGCCGAGAACTTCGACGTGTTCGACTTCGCACTCACCGACGACGAGCTCGCGCGGCTCGATGCCCTCGACACCGGGCGCCGCAACGGGCCGGACCCCGACGGCGCGGACACGAGCCGGTTCGAGCGGGTGATCCCCGAGGCATGA
- a CDS encoding MFS transporter: MTTDTLQPATGTNRTVVHTTAILVIILISYFMLILDNSIVFTGLPTIQREMHFTQTQLTWVQDAYTLTFGGALLLGARAGDIVGRRRMFIIGLVVFTVASGLVGASPTGWWMIAARAAQGIGSAILAPTSLSLITSTFTDRDERSRAVALYSAVAGIGASLGMVVGGVTADLVSWRAGFFLNLPIGAVMIVLGVRYLVETRRAPGRFDVVGALTATIGVGALIFGVIESSTRGWASPVTLTAVIVGLVLLALLVVNEWRAEQPIMPLRLFRSPIRSSAYAIRFLYLGAMMGFFFFTTQFLQEVFGWTPLQAGLGFLPMSVVNFAVAVSVPRLLRRVPAAWVLVAGAVLTAIGMWWLAQVHVDSSFTTGVALPMVLIGGGQGLVFAPLTSFGIHGATASDAGAASGLVNTAHQLGSSLGLAVLVAVATTATAGSDAAAVVARTDTALTIATVFLVASAVIAVVVLPRADVRER; this comes from the coding sequence GTGACCACCGACACCCTGCAGCCCGCGACCGGCACGAACCGGACCGTCGTCCACACGACCGCGATCCTCGTGATCATCCTGATCAGCTACTTCATGCTGATCCTCGACAACTCGATCGTCTTCACCGGGCTGCCGACCATCCAGCGCGAGATGCACTTCACCCAGACCCAGCTCACCTGGGTCCAGGACGCGTACACGCTCACCTTCGGCGGCGCCTTGCTGCTCGGGGCGCGCGCCGGGGACATCGTCGGCCGGCGCCGCATGTTCATCATCGGGCTGGTCGTCTTCACGGTCGCCTCCGGCCTCGTCGGGGCGTCGCCCACCGGCTGGTGGATGATCGCCGCACGCGCTGCGCAGGGCATCGGATCCGCGATCCTCGCTCCGACGTCGTTGTCGCTGATCACGAGCACGTTCACGGACCGTGACGAGCGTTCGCGAGCAGTCGCGCTGTACTCGGCGGTCGCGGGGATCGGCGCGAGCCTCGGCATGGTCGTCGGCGGGGTGACCGCCGACCTCGTCTCCTGGCGCGCCGGCTTCTTCCTGAACCTGCCCATCGGTGCCGTGATGATCGTGCTCGGGGTGCGGTACCTGGTCGAGACTCGTCGCGCTCCCGGCCGGTTCGACGTCGTCGGCGCCCTCACCGCGACCATCGGCGTGGGCGCGCTGATCTTCGGGGTCATCGAGTCCTCGACACGGGGGTGGGCGTCGCCGGTCACCCTGACGGCGGTCATCGTCGGGCTGGTGCTGCTCGCGCTCCTCGTGGTGAACGAGTGGCGTGCGGAGCAGCCGATCATGCCGCTGCGGCTCTTCCGCAGCCCGATCCGGTCGAGCGCCTACGCGATCCGCTTCCTGTACCTCGGCGCGATGATGGGCTTCTTCTTCTTCACGACGCAGTTCCTGCAGGAGGTGTTCGGGTGGACGCCACTGCAGGCCGGGCTCGGCTTCCTGCCGATGAGCGTCGTGAACTTCGCGGTCGCCGTCTCGGTGCCCCGGTTGCTCCGTCGCGTCCCGGCGGCCTGGGTGCTCGTGGCAGGTGCGGTCCTCACCGCGATCGGGATGTGGTGGCTCGCCCAGGTGCACGTCGACTCCTCCTTCACCACCGGTGTCGCGCTGCCGATGGTCCTGATCGGTGGCGGGCAAGGTCTGGTGTTCGCACCGCTGACGAGCTTCGGCATCCACGGCGCCACGGCGTCGGATGCGGGCGCCGCCTCCGGCTTGGTCAACACCGCGCACCAACTCGGCAGCTCGCTCGGGCTGGCCGTCCTCGTCGCCGTCGCCACGACCGCTACCGCCGGGTCGGACGCGGCGGCGGTGGTCGCCCGCACGGACACGGCGCTCACGATCGCGACCGTTTTCCTCGTGGCCAGCGCCGTCATCGCGGTCGTCGTGCTCCCGCGGGCGGACGTCCGGGAGCGCTGA